DNA from Prunus persica cultivar Lovell chromosome G6, Prunus_persica_NCBIv2, whole genome shotgun sequence:
GGAAGCGCGGGGGAGGCCCTGCACAAGGAGATTGATCGAGTTGACTGCTCACCCTTTACTGACAAAGTGGAACGAGCTCCTCCACCGAAGCGGTTCACAACGCCATCCATCACTCCATTCAAGGGAGACTCTGACCCTGAGAGCCATTTGAGGCACTTCAAGAGCGTCATGATCCTGTACAAGGCAGACGATGCCCTGATGTGCAAAGTGTTCGCGATGACCCTGCGAGGAGCAGCtcaagactggttccacactCTACCGTCCGCGTCGATAGGAAACTTCAAGGAGTTGGCCTTCATCTTCACAAAGgagtacacctcctacaagacgGTCAGAAAGCATGCAGACCATCTGTTCAACCTGCGCAAGAAACCAGACGAGTCTCTACGAGACTACCTGAGACGGTTTAAGGCTGAAAAGGCTAACATCATAGGATGCAATGACCAAGTTGCATCCTCAGCTTTCAAGAAGGGCTTGCCAACCGAGCACGAGCTATACCGGGAACTGGCCATAACACCAAGTCAAACCTTGGCAGAAGTGTTCGCGACGGCAGAACGCTACACACTTTGGGACGATGATCGAATCGCCGCAAAGAAAGCCAGCAAGCAAGTTGATCACCCGACGAAGCAGGCAAGCCAAAAGAGCAACCAGTTCGAGCAAAAAGCCCGAGATAAGCGCAGATCGCGGCCCCGAGAGGGAAGCTCAGAAACAGGGACCTTCACTGAGTTCGCTATCCCAATTCATCAGATCCTGGCTCAAGTGAAAGACAAGCCGTGGGTGAGGAGACCGCCACCCATGAAGGGAGACCCCTCTAAAAGGGACACCAGTAAATACTGAGCATTCCACGGGGAGCACGGACATTACACCAACAACTGCAATGCTTGGAAAAGGCATCTTGAGGAGCTGGTCAGAGGAGGTCATTGCACAGAATTCGTCGCAAAGAAGGCCATTCAGCAGATCGAGGATCGTGATGCGGCTGCCAAGGAGCCTCCCCAAAAGGTCATTCGAATCAACACCATTCTAGCTGACTCCCGGGAGTCTGGGCTGACCACCAAAGAGCGCAAGAGGAAGATCGCGCAGGCGGCTTATGTCTCCCAAGTCACAACAGGAGTACCAGTCATTGTGGATACACCCATCATTGGTTTCCAGAAGAAGGACTTGATCGCGCTTGACCTACCGCATAATGATGCGCTAGTCATCTGCATTCAAATTGAACAAGCTGTGATCGAGCGAATTCATGTGGATGAGGGCAGCGCAGCTAACATCCTGCAACTATCTGTCATCCAACAGATGGGATTGGAGCCCAAGATTAGCAAACTTGCCAGGTCGCTTACCGGCTTCAATGGGGCCACATCAATCACTATTGGAACGATCGACCTTGACGTCCACTCACCCCCAGTGCTCTGCTCGCAAACCTTCATGGTCATCAACGAGATCTCCCCCTACAATGGAATATTGGGCCGACCGTGGATCAGCAAAATCGAGGCCATCACATCTGCTCTGCATCAGAAGATTCGATACCCCATCCCTGGAGGCGGAATCGGGCAGATCAATAGTGACCAAGCCATGGCAAGAAGATGCACAGCCCAAGGGCTCAAGAAGAGCAAGCAGTTGCAGTTCACACCAGTAATGCAAGCTGCTACCGAGGCACAAAGCGTTCCCAGCAAACAAGCAAGCTCGAGCGAGAAGGGAGCTGTTACCCCACAATAGCAATTAATGAGCCAGGATCAAGGCGAGGGAATCCGCCCGGAAGACTCCCCTGAAAAGGGTTGGAAGCCTGAGGATGACGTCGAGTTAGTACCCCCTGATCTTGGCCAGCCAGACAAAGAAGCGCAGGTCGGCTCGTGCCAGAATCCAAACAAGAAGGATCGAGAGGAGAGAATCCGCCCAGAAGGCTCCCTTGAAGAAGGTTGGAAGCCTGAGGAAGACGTTGAGTTAGTACCCCTCGATCCTAACCAGCCAGACAAGAAAGCGAGGATCGGCTCGCGCCTAAGCCCAGATGAGAAGATGGAGTTGACCATCTTcctccaaaacaacaaagacatgttcgcGTGGTCACCATCTGACATGCCCGGCATCGACCCAGACATCATCTGCCACCGCCTCCATGTCAACCCTGCCAGCAAGCCCGTGGTGCAGAAGAGACGCAACTTCGCTCCTGAGCGAGTCGCGATCATTGAGGCCGAGATCGACAAGCTTCTAGCAGCCGGATTTATTGAAGAAGTCTCATACTCAGAATGGCTGGCCAACGTCGTTTtggtggcaaaacaagaaaaaggcaaATGGAGAGTGTGCGTCGATTATACCGACCTCAACAaagcatgccctaaagacaacttcccGTTGCCGAGGATCGACCAGCTCGTGGATTCAACTTCCGGCAACcagctgctcagcttcatggatgccTACTCAGGctataatcaaattatgatgtaCGACGATGACAAGGCGAAgacctctttcatcatcgagagaGGGACCTACTGCTACAAGGTCATGCCCTTCGGGTTGAAGAACGCCGGAGCAACATACCAAAGGCTCGttaataagattttcaagGAGCAGATCGGCAGAACCATGGAAGTCTACGTGGATGATATGCTGGTCAAAGCCCCCAAGCGTGGAGACCACCTCAAAAACCTCACCGAGGCATTCAGCCTGCTCCGCCAATACCGCATGAAGCTGAATCCAAGTAAATGCACGTTCGGTGTATCATCCGGCCGATTCCTGGGGTACTTAGTCACACAACGAGGTATCGAGGCACACCCACGCCAAATTAAAGCCATCCTCGAGATGAAGTCACCTTCCACGGTgaaagaaatacaaagtctgacGGGCAGAGCAGCAGCtctcaaccgattcctctcgaagtctaccgacaagtgcagaccattcttcaaagctttgaagaagggGCAAAAAGACAAGTGGAACGAGgagtgcgaagtagctttcCAGAGTCTAAAGACCTACCTTACTTCACCTCCCCTGCTCTCGAAGCCAGCTCCTGGTGAAGACTTGTTCGTGTACCTGGCAGTGTCCGACTCAGCCAtcagctcagctctcatccgagaagaaCTTGGGGCCCAACATCCGATATTCTATacgtcaaaagctctcctcgatgcagagactcgctacccaaaattggagaagctcattttgGCCCTTGTCGTTTCCGCGCGAAAGCTGCGACCTTATTACCAAGCTCACCAAGTCATCGTTATGACtgactttcctttgagatcaatcctcCACAGCCCTGATGCTTCTCAGCGGCTTATGAAGTGGGCAATAGAACTAAGCCAAtacgacctcctctaccggccAAAGACTGCTATAAAAGCCCAGGCCTTAGCAGACTTTGTTGCAGAGTACACACCATcagccgaagaagagaagctggtcagcaaaaagaaggaaagttcgaGAGCAGACAAGACCTCCGCGGAACCTGATCAACCTAGAGACATGTGGCAGCTACGCGTAGATGGAGCGTCGAACCAGAAAGGAGCTGGAGCAGGCGTCGTCATCATCACCCCTGATGGAACCCTGTTAGAGCAAGCTATCACACTTGGCTTCCTGGCTTCAAATAACGAGGCAGAGGAAGTTACAAGCTCGACACTCTAGAAGAGAAGGAAATTCCAAGACAATGGAATGCCCACCACCTTCGGAGATACTATCCGTGAAGCTTTTCGCTTACCAGCTCGACTCCTAGCAGACGACGAGCCTCCCGTACTTCAATTGAAGACAAACTGCTTTCGATGTTGCCTATGTTGTTAATTTGCTTTATTCAATAAAGCGATGTATTCACACCAACATCAATACAAGAGCAAGTTTTTCAATGAAGTACTTTTTCGAGCATTATGTCCCACAAACATATACATGCGGGcaacaagccttacctccattgcagacaagctgctccccggagcacaaactcaatggagtctttttcaagcgctatgtccctgACATACGTACACAGGCGAcgagccttacctccattgcagacaagctgctcctcggagcacaaactcaatggagtctttttcaagcgctatgtccctgacatacgcacacaggcgacaagccttacctccattgcagacaagctgctccccggagcacaaactcaatggagtctttttcaagcgttatgtccccgacatacgcaaACAGGCGAcgagccttacctccattgcagacaagctgctctccggagcacaaactcaatggagtctttttcaagcgttatgtccccgacatacgcacacaggcgacgagccttacctccattgcagacaagctgttccccggagcacaaactcaatggagtctttttcaagcgctatgtccccgacatacgcacacaggcgacaagccttacctccattgcagacaagctgctccccggagcacaaactcaatggagtctttttcaagcgctatgtccccgacatacgcacacaggcgacgagccttacctccattgcagacaagctgctccccggagcacaaactcaatggagtctttttcaagcgctatgtccccgacatacgcacacaggcgacgagccttacctccattgcagacaagctgctccccggagcacaaactcaatggagtctttttcaagcgctatgtccccgacatacgcacacaggcgatAAGCCTTAGCTctattgcagacaagctgctccccggagcacaaactcaatggagtctttttcaagcgctatgtcttCCAAGTGCTATGTCTCCGGACACACACTTACAAGATACAATGAGAATTGAAGTTCGAaagacaactgaaaattccgTAACAAAGCGGCCAATCAGCCAAGTTCAACAAGAAGTAAGATGGTCAAACAAAAGACCacttattgaaagaaaataacaaagttcaaaaatagcaaaaatgaACTACAACTACTAGGGAACTTCGGCAGGTGACCCTTAGCCGGTCACATCCTCAACTGCACTGGCAACAGCCTCATTCTGCCCAGCCAGCACAACTTGCTTAACCGCCTCGGCTGCTTGCTCCTTCACATCCGCTTTAGCCTCATCAGCTGACCCACCTTGGCGTTTGTCTTCCTCAATTGCAGCTTCATCTGCTATCTGCTCTTCAACTGTTTCTGCATCCATAGCATCCACCTGCCCACTCTGAGCGGGGGGCAGGTCAAGACCAGACTGCTCACCGTCATCATCTTCGAGAGGGCAGCAAGGAGAAGCACCATTCTGGCAATAACTAGCTTAGCGCAAGCAGATGGACTTGACAGAAAGCCCGTTTTCAGCAGATCAGACATGGGCTCGCCCCCAGCAGAGTTATCACCAGTTCCCGGACCGGCAGTTCGTGCAATTGGAGGACTCTTCGCTCGAGCAAACAACTTTTTAGCTCTTTTGGCTGCAACTTGCAACATTGAGTCAGCCCTGCGCTTGACTGTTCGTGGCCCCGTAGATGAGTCGTGGTTGCTAGGCAGAGGTACAGTCCTCTCAGCTTGATTCCCAGATCGGCACGGATGACCCAATCCTTGCTTCCCAGCGGCTTCCTTGCATGGCAGATCACGAGTCTTAGGCAGTACGGGCAAAGACTTGAGCAGAATCTCCCGAACCTCCTGCATGCCGTTGGCCTTCTTGCTGTTCGCTGACGAGGCGTTTGATCCTGGCAGACGAGGCAGGAGCAACTCCCATATGGGCCTTCTGAGCAGGCAAGACCTCTCTTGTAGAAGACTTGTTCGTGGCAAGGGAAGATCTCGGCTGCCTTCGCTGTAGAGACGTATCCACTGATCGTGAAACTACAGCTTCATCTCGAGCAGAGCTACTGCACGCTTTCCCACCATCGGGGGAATCAGtcgatgactcctcccgcttAACTGGCAAGTCACTTAGCTCCAAGTAGCTCGACTTCCACCTTTCAATATCTTCAGCAGGGGGCAGGCCACCGACTTCCTTCCGATGTTCGCTCAGCAGCCAGCGCCATTCACGAAACTTGGCGGGGATGCTCAAAGCTTGTCGAACCTTCGTCATGTCCGGGTCGAGAACGAGCTTCTTTTGGATGGCATCATCTGCAAGTATGAGACGAACTCCTCTTCCCATCTGCCGCTAACTTCCAGCACATCCTTGCTCCGCACATGATCGCCTTGACTCATACTGATCCTAGTTTGTggcacaaaaagaagaaggaattgaaGCAATTTGGATCAGCCACAAAAAAGATGATCTAAACTGCCACCTGCTCCAGCAGCAGATCGCGCACCTCCagcccagttacagctggacagcccGAGTAAAAAGCCTCCTCCACGCAGGAGCCCAAGTCCACGAAGGAAGTccagttacagctggacagcccAACGGATAGtttacatctcctacatgccgccacgcgccatgcagaagctggggggcatttgtgggaacctaattaaaccaaaaccctaggtcaattaattaggccaatcaatttgggaattatttgacctaattaggagttacctaacctaattggaaattacctaatcaaattgggggttacttgatccccaatttaattagggattcggTTCATCCATAATCCCTAAAtgcaccaaccccaccaaccccaccaaccacaccaactacaccaaccacaccaaccacaccaactacaccaaccccaccTACCTCTCCAAAGGCCACTATAAATACCTGGTTACGCACAAGGATGAGGTACGTCTAAATTCTTACTGAAACTctgcataaattatttctcaaaaaccctagccacctcctctctttctctctctcacacaaggctccggccaccacacacggctccggccacccgatTTTCCTTGAAAtaccctacctaacttaggcatcggagagcctttggccaacaccccccgggtgtggtccttttactccgatctattttgcagggagaaagagaggcggagaagacgaaggaatcttgggcgaatattctcccgtgagattatttgcacaaacagcATGTATGATCCTTGTCTCTTTTTACGACAAATGGGGGATTCAAAGGTGGAAAAGGATTTTCCTTTAAATACACATGACAAGTCTCCCCTTTACTCTTTTCTTAACCGAAAGTGTTTAAACATAGAGGCTCTGCCTTTTCTGTAGTCTTATCTCCCTCATTTCCTTCTTTCGAGTGATTGGAGGTTTTCCCAGCCGCCCATTGAGGCGGCTCCtcccccttttctttttgtttttggttggttcttcttcttctcctctcttctgTCTTTTTTTGACCATGCCCTTTAAAATCAGCCCAAAATGAAGTATGGGATGGCTCTCACCCGGACGCCTAAAACAAAACTAGTACATTGGCACGCGCATCACACATGTCAattagccttttttttttattaaaaaaaaaaaaatctcttttGTATAGGAACCTTTCTTTCTTACAGAAGTTGTCAGCAATGTAGTCCgtaaatatagtataaatattattattatcctCTTTtactaaattaaaatatttaaatttactaatattatcctcatttaatatattattttcttccttaACATTTTAATTAGCTAAGAGTATTTTGGGATTTTAGATATTTCACCAAAGTTTTtccctttatatatatactagagCGCTTGTGTCAATTggcagtttttgttttttgtttcattttagtATTATGAAAGGGAGAACTTGATATGCTTGCATCCCATGAAAATAAAAgccaatttttaatttattttatacattgtaatataaaaaactgttaatttatttattcttctttaaCAATCTACATAAGAGGAGAGACCGAACTCAAATGCAAAAGTGGACTCCCTGCCTTAAccctcccttctttttttttttctgttttcaagGAGTCACTGCCTTAACATATGTGGTTTCGtttcttaatattttattagctAACTAtatctttttgaatttgaaagtttttttaataagaaataaataaaagaattatgAAAGTTTCATTTTAAGGCATTAACAGAAGAAACTCACATTTTCATAATATCCGAACAACTACAACAACTAGTGGTTTTATTTTGTCTGTATGAAGATCGAGGATTGGAGGTAGTGGCGTTATGGTGGGTTTCTGGCACAGATTGGGGAACAAAGGCAAGGCCTTATACTCAGCGACGCTCTCACCGCCATGTTCAAGCCCTCTCACTCTCCCTCACATTTGGGTTCCCACCCAAACCCCCCAACGTCCCCTCTCATCTGGGTTTCACCGTAAGTGCATTTCTACACCACATTTATGTTCTTCAGCTCATAGAAAATCGTGGGTCTCTCTGTTTTAgcttgattgattgattgattgattgattgattgattgattgaatgAATGATTGAATGATTGAATGATTGAATGAGTGGTTGTTGATTGTTGTTGTACGCAAAGCTGTGAAAACAGGAGCTACAGGGAAGACTCAGAGTGCTGCTGAAATAATGAGCGGAAAGCCAATTGCAAAAGACATAAATTTGAGAGTAGCTGCTGAAATA
Protein-coding regions in this window:
- the LOC109949601 gene encoding uncharacterized protein LOC109949601; translation: MGPSHGFVVESSMQPYGIVATNTLQSSSSALQPPSAAGIAEQPPHDPGTSTALQLPAPITGATLPRCPAVGSQQQPHHSTTGFAAQPHGYSDVIPVLEQIHSLPPLRSHSTYAPVYASNGALAHVPLGPMHNALLDPRSQVDLNSRVDQLTQMDLNSRVDDWTATQGTQGDRPLGTEEGVSQSRSRHQRRRPERPSLQAEDDDRRPPTCSRTNTRRQDVEESSQAQSSNLPHGQNTQGDRPLGTEEEVSRSRSRHQRRRPETPVLRAEDVEKLVNDRLQALQLKGSAGEALHKEIDRVDCSPFTDKVERAPPPKRFTTPSITPFKGDSDPESHLRHFKSVMILYKADDALMCKVFAMTLRGAAQDWFHTLPSASIGNFKELAFIFTKEYTSYKTVRKHADHLFNLRKKPDESLRDYLRRFKAEKANIIGCNDQVASSAFKKGLPTEHELYRELAITPSQTLAEVFATAERYTLWDDDRIAAKKASKQVDHPTKQASQKSNQFEQKARDKRRSRPREGSSETGTFTEFAIPIHQILAQVKDKPHLEELVRGGHCTEFVAKKAIQQIEDRDAAAKEPPQKVIRINTILADSRESGLTTKERKRKIAQAAYVSQVTTGVPVIVDTPIIGFQKKDLIALDLPHNDALVICIQIEQAVIERIHVDEGSAANILQLSVIQQMGLEPKISKLARSLTGFNGATSITIGTIDLDVHSPPVLCSQTFMVINEISPYNGILGRPWISKIEAITSALHQKIRYPIPGGGIGQINSDQAMARRCTAQGLKKSKQLQFTPVMQAATEAQSVPSKQASSSEKGAVTPQ